A stretch of Cucumis sativus cultivar 9930 chromosome 2, Cucumber_9930_V3, whole genome shotgun sequence DNA encodes these proteins:
- the LOC101206771 gene encoding uncharacterized protein LOC101206771 isoform X1, which yields MGNSSRSPVSRVPNDALKSKLIVGAFVGAVVGFCIGLSFPVLSLTRLNLPSNIFPTVGLAYIDGRRSSDRSKELFLDVRSSVKNNNSNSNQTQTSNETSVIWVPSNPRGAETLPPKIISSESDLYVRRLWGNPSEDLTTKPQYLVAFTVGYNQRYNIDRAVRKFSDNFVILLFHYDGRTSEWDEFEWSKRAIHVSARKQAKWWYAKRFLHPDIVAPFDYIFIWDEDLGLDHFDADEYMKLVRKYGLEISQPGLQPSKGLTWRMTRRRDGSEVHKDTDERPGWCIDPFLPPCAAFVEIMAPVFSREAWRCVWHMLQNDLVHGWGLDFLLRRCVDPAHEKIGVVDAQWIVHQGLPSLGSQGESQNGKAPWVGVSERCRREWTILQSRWTIAENAYLNDVEDGVIPSHSVMH from the exons ATGGGCAATTCGTCACGCAG TCCCGTCAGTAGAGTACCCAATGACGCCTTGAAGTCGAAGCTTATCGTAGGTGCATTTGTGGGAGCAGTAGTTGGCTTCTGCATTGGACTGTCATTTCCAGTGTTATCATTAACTAGA CTAAATCTCCCATCCAATATTTTTCCAACTGTTGGTCTCGCCTATATTGATGGAAGAAGAAGCTCAGACCGCTCCAAGGAGTTATTTCTCGATGTTCGGTCCTCtgtgaagaataataatagcaaCTCAAACCAAACTCAGACTTCGAACGAAACATCAGTG ATTTGGGTCCCATCAAATCCTAGAGGTGCAGAAACTCTTCCtccaaaaattatttcttctGAATCAGATTTGTATGTACGTAGACTGTGGGGCAATCCTAGTGAG GACCTGACCACCAAGCCGCAGTATCTTGTCGCTTTTACAGTTGGTTACAACCAAAGATACAATATTGATAGAGCAGTCAGAAAG TTTTCAGATAATTTCGTtatccttctctttcattaTGATGGACGAACATCAGAATGGGATGAATTTGAATGGTCAAAGCGAGCTATTCATGTTAGTGCTCGTAAGCAGGCCAAGTG GTGGTATGCCAAACGATTTTTGCATCCTGACATTGTTGCGCCATTTGACTACATTTTTATTTGGGATGAAGACCTTGGATTGGATCATTTTGATGCAGACGA ATATATGAAGTTGGTAAGGAAGTACGGCTTAGAGATTTCACAGCCAGGTTTGCAACCAAGTAAAGGTTTAACTTGGCGAATGACAAGGAGAAGAGATGGGAGTGAAGTTCACAA AGATACGGACGAAAGACCAGGATGGTGCATTGATCCTTTTTTGCCTCCCTGTGCTGC TTTTGTTGAGATCATGGCTCCAGTTTTCTCCCGAGAGGCATGGCGTTGTGTTTGGCATATGTTACAG AATGATCTGGTCCATGGTTGGGGTCTTGACTTCCTACTCAGACGATGTGTGGAT CCTGCACATGAAAAGATAGGAGTTGTTGATGCACAGTGGATTGTTCACCAAGGTTTGCCTTCACTTGGAAGCCag GGAGAATCACAAAATGGAAAGGCACCATGGGTAGGG GTGAGTGAACGGTGTAGAAGAGAATGGACGATTCTTCAGAGTCGGTGGACAATTGCCGAGAACGCTTACTTAAATGATGTTGAGGATGGGGTCATCCCTTCGCATTCAGTAATGCATTAG
- the LOC101209535 gene encoding ethylene-responsive transcription factor ESR2: MEADSFRRVNGLAIDNNNNTNNPFLDYQIKCNNPTTPTPTAATTTTTTTTTTATAGTSLKRTLRDHNSSSGTMRYRGVRRRPWGRYAAEIRDPQSKERRWLGTFDTAEEAARAYDCAARSMRGLKARTNFVYPSSPPAPHSLSSDDYLIPRFNFPPKHSLPRLNSSNWPLFSTPNRGPDFLWSGHAQRINTASPTLDMLLLRDFLNFPSSNYNHSSKPSYSINTTTNNNSTTKITPPPPPPENYSSEFLPKDSPDSGLLEEVIHGFFPKSHDSNTNNSDDYFNNNDENKNANLSGQHLDLLDYQLADDSFNNNNNTTLINQDIPDHGRLFGDAHNLILDDIFQCPELLNPFPPKLQNA, translated from the coding sequence atggaagctGACTCCTTCAGGCGTGTAAACGGTTTAGCCAtcgacaataataataatactaataaccCCTTCCTCGACTACCAAATTAAGTGCAACAACCCCACCACTCCCACTCCCACCGCTGCCACCACTacaaccaccaccaccaccaccaccgccACCGCCGGTACTAGTCTCAAGCGAACTCTCCGAGATCACAACTCCTCCAGTGGCACAATGAGGTACCGTGGCGTCCGTCGCAGGCCTTGGGGCCGTTATGCAGCCGAGATTAGAGACCCTCAGtctaaagaaagaagatggcTTGGAACTTTCGATACTGCTGAAGAAGCTGCACGTGCTTACGACTGCGCTGCACGGTCCATGCGTGGCCTCAAAGCTCGCACCAATTTCGTTTACCCTTCTTCTCCACCCGCCCCTCATTCCCTCTCCTCCGACGATTACTTAATCCCTCGCTTCAATTTCCCTCCTAAACACTCTCTCCCACGCCTTAACTCTTCTAATTGGCCCCTTTTTTCAACTCCAAATCGTGGGCCTGACTTCTTATGGTCCGGTCATGCACAGAGGATCAACACCGCTTCTCCCACTCTCGACATGCTTCTCCTTCGTGATTTCCTCAATTTCCCTTCTTCCAATTATAATCATTCCTCCAAACCCTCTTATTCTATTAATACtactactaataataatagcaCTACCAAAATAACTCCTCCTCCCCCTCCTCCTGAAAATTACTCCTCTGAATTTCTCCCCAAGGACTCCCCCGATTCCGGTTTATTGGAAGAGGTAATTCACGGCTTCTTCCCCAAATCACATGATTCCAACACCAACAACTCTGACGATTATTTCAACAATAACGACGAAAACAAGAACGCCAATCTCAGTGGTCAACATTTGGATTTATTGGATTACCAATTGGCCGACGACAgcttcaacaacaacaacaacaccACCTTAATTAATCAAGATATTCCCGATCATGGCCGTCTCTTTGGCGACGCTCACAACTTGATTCTGGATGATATTTTCCAATGTCCGGAGCTTTTAAACCCTTTTCCTCCTAAGCTCCAAAATGCTTAA
- the LOC101206771 gene encoding uncharacterized protein LOC101206771 isoform X2: protein MGNSSRRVPNDALKSKLIVGAFVGAVVGFCIGLSFPVLSLTRLNLPSNIFPTVGLAYIDGRRSSDRSKELFLDVRSSVKNNNSNSNQTQTSNETSVIWVPSNPRGAETLPPKIISSESDLYVRRLWGNPSEDLTTKPQYLVAFTVGYNQRYNIDRAVRKFSDNFVILLFHYDGRTSEWDEFEWSKRAIHVSARKQAKWWYAKRFLHPDIVAPFDYIFIWDEDLGLDHFDADEYMKLVRKYGLEISQPGLQPSKGLTWRMTRRRDGSEVHKDTDERPGWCIDPFLPPCAAFVEIMAPVFSREAWRCVWHMLQNDLVHGWGLDFLLRRCVDPAHEKIGVVDAQWIVHQGLPSLGSQGESQNGKAPWVGVSERCRREWTILQSRWTIAENAYLNDVEDGVIPSHSVMH, encoded by the exons ATGGGCAATTCGTCACGCAG AGTACCCAATGACGCCTTGAAGTCGAAGCTTATCGTAGGTGCATTTGTGGGAGCAGTAGTTGGCTTCTGCATTGGACTGTCATTTCCAGTGTTATCATTAACTAGA CTAAATCTCCCATCCAATATTTTTCCAACTGTTGGTCTCGCCTATATTGATGGAAGAAGAAGCTCAGACCGCTCCAAGGAGTTATTTCTCGATGTTCGGTCCTCtgtgaagaataataatagcaaCTCAAACCAAACTCAGACTTCGAACGAAACATCAGTG ATTTGGGTCCCATCAAATCCTAGAGGTGCAGAAACTCTTCCtccaaaaattatttcttctGAATCAGATTTGTATGTACGTAGACTGTGGGGCAATCCTAGTGAG GACCTGACCACCAAGCCGCAGTATCTTGTCGCTTTTACAGTTGGTTACAACCAAAGATACAATATTGATAGAGCAGTCAGAAAG TTTTCAGATAATTTCGTtatccttctctttcattaTGATGGACGAACATCAGAATGGGATGAATTTGAATGGTCAAAGCGAGCTATTCATGTTAGTGCTCGTAAGCAGGCCAAGTG GTGGTATGCCAAACGATTTTTGCATCCTGACATTGTTGCGCCATTTGACTACATTTTTATTTGGGATGAAGACCTTGGATTGGATCATTTTGATGCAGACGA ATATATGAAGTTGGTAAGGAAGTACGGCTTAGAGATTTCACAGCCAGGTTTGCAACCAAGTAAAGGTTTAACTTGGCGAATGACAAGGAGAAGAGATGGGAGTGAAGTTCACAA AGATACGGACGAAAGACCAGGATGGTGCATTGATCCTTTTTTGCCTCCCTGTGCTGC TTTTGTTGAGATCATGGCTCCAGTTTTCTCCCGAGAGGCATGGCGTTGTGTTTGGCATATGTTACAG AATGATCTGGTCCATGGTTGGGGTCTTGACTTCCTACTCAGACGATGTGTGGAT CCTGCACATGAAAAGATAGGAGTTGTTGATGCACAGTGGATTGTTCACCAAGGTTTGCCTTCACTTGGAAGCCag GGAGAATCACAAAATGGAAAGGCACCATGGGTAGGG GTGAGTGAACGGTGTAGAAGAGAATGGACGATTCTTCAGAGTCGGTGGACAATTGCCGAGAACGCTTACTTAAATGATGTTGAGGATGGGGTCATCCCTTCGCATTCAGTAATGCATTAG